A region of Bombilactobacillus folatiphilus DNA encodes the following proteins:
- the mscL gene encoding large conductance mechanosensitive channel protein MscL encodes MWQEFKDFISHGNVVDLAIGVIIGGAFQNIVGALTKYILNPFIGLFLGRIDLSQIKLGMFRIGDFLNSIIEFLIIAVVVFFIVKALNVIKKPQVEDTPTPSNEELSVQYLADIKDLLQKQIKH; translated from the coding sequence ATGTGGCAAGAATTCAAAGATTTTATTTCGCACGGTAACGTAGTTGACCTAGCCATTGGGGTGATTATTGGGGGCGCATTTCAAAATATTGTCGGTGCTTTAACTAAATATATTCTTAATCCTTTTATTGGATTATTCTTAGGGCGTATTGATCTTTCACAAATTAAATTAGGCATGTTTCGGATTGGCGATTTTCTCAATTCAATTATTGAATTTTTGATTATTGCTGTGGTCGTCTTTTTTATTGTCAAAGCTTTAAATGTGATAAAAAAGCCTCAAGTAGAAGATACACCAACACCCAGCAATGAAGAATTATCAGTGCAATATTTAGCAGACATCAAAGATTTGTTGCAAAAACAAATTAAACACTAA
- a CDS encoding HD domain-containing protein, producing MKPTGLLPREKVLRDPVHSYIHVDQQIILDLINTPEFQRLRRIKQLGTTSFTFHGAEHSRFGHCVGVYEITRQLCDYFSRNYPTQKPGDGLWDDDERLVALCAALLHDIGHGPYSHTFEHIFHTNHEQWTQHIITSPDTQVNQILQRVSPAFPNQVASVIAKTYPNKQVVQMISSQIDADRMDYLLRDAYFTGTQYGTFDLKRIMRVIRPYQDGLAFEIGGMHAVEDYIVSRFQMYQQVYFHPVSRGLEIVLRKTLQRAQYLYEQQQFTDAQMPSLLVPFFENHIQVQDYLRLDDDALNTYFNLWRDHHDPILRNLVHHFLDRIPLKSITFNPQQHTSLSHMKQLVQDAGFDPQFYTDVNNSFDLPYDVYDPTSKKPQTPIELMQPDGTLRELSKVSPLVSALNGRLSGDQRFYFPKEMLADSHTSTFPDVLRQFQSHINNNSLQD from the coding sequence ATGAAGCCAACCGGTTTATTACCACGCGAAAAAGTTTTACGTGATCCTGTTCATAGTTACATTCATGTTGATCAACAAATTATTTTGGATTTAATCAACACGCCCGAATTCCAACGTTTACGGCGGATTAAACAGTTAGGCACCACCTCATTTACCTTCCATGGCGCAGAACATTCACGTTTTGGGCATTGTGTTGGCGTTTATGAGATTACGCGCCAATTATGTGATTATTTTAGTCGCAATTATCCCACGCAAAAACCGGGTGATGGTCTTTGGGACGATGACGAGCGCTTGGTGGCACTATGTGCAGCATTACTGCATGATATTGGTCATGGTCCTTATTCGCATACCTTTGAACATATTTTTCATACCAATCATGAACAGTGGACTCAACACATTATTACTTCACCGGATACCCAAGTCAATCAAATTCTCCAACGCGTGAGTCCAGCTTTTCCTAATCAGGTAGCTAGCGTGATTGCTAAAACTTATCCCAATAAACAAGTGGTACAGATGATTTCTAGTCAAATTGACGCCGATCGGATGGATTATTTACTGCGCGATGCTTACTTTACCGGTACACAATACGGCACCTTTGATCTTAAGCGGATTATGCGGGTGATTCGGCCTTACCAAGATGGTTTAGCATTTGAAATTGGTGGTATGCACGCCGTAGAAGACTATATTGTGTCGCGGTTTCAGATGTATCAACAAGTTTATTTTCATCCAGTGTCTAGAGGATTAGAGATTGTGCTGCGCAAAACTTTACAGCGTGCACAATATTTATACGAACAGCAGCAATTTACCGATGCGCAAATGCCTAGTTTATTAGTTCCTTTTTTTGAAAATCATATTCAGGTTCAAGATTATTTACGCCTTGATGATGATGCATTAAACACTTATTTTAATTTATGGCGCGACCATCATGATCCCATTTTGCGCAACTTAGTCCACCATTTTTTGGATCGGATTCCCTTGAAATCCATTACTTTCAATCCTCAACAACACACCTCATTGTCTCATATGAAACAATTAGTCCAAGATGCTGGCTTTGATCCCCAATTTTATACTGATGTCAATAACAGTTTTGACTTACCATACGATGTTTATGATCCCACATCGAAAAAACCACAGACCCCCATTGAGTTGATGCAGCCTGATGGCACTTTACGTGAGCTATCAAAAGTTAGTCCTTTGGTAAGTGCCTTAAATGGTCGCCTGAGTGGTGATCAGCGTTTTTATTTTCCAAAAGAAATGCTGGCTGATTCACACACTTCCACTTTTCCCGATGTTTTACGTCAATTTCAAAGTCATATTAACAACAATTCTCTGCAAGATTAG
- a CDS encoding lipoate--protein ligase family protein: MIEKNCLLYDVKYQTSNQLLTIFPQIDYLLHYCQSHNQPLIHFWQTTPTVILGLRDKHLDHLSEGIQYLKAQNYQVLLRNAGGLAVVSDPGVMNLSLLLPDATNLSIDQAYFLMFKLIQASFTNLKIDHYEVKTSYCPGSFDLVVNHQKIAGIAQRRNQNAVAIMAYLSIQGNQQQRGEVLQHFYQLANHQKNPRYPAVDPTSMANLAAFDSHELTIAQFKQHILKVIKQHANCQLLTERQLTHQMDYTSFLQQKLIQQQHLNQAIMEDSK, encoded by the coding sequence ATGATAGAAAAAAACTGTTTACTCTATGATGTCAAATATCAGACTTCGAACCAACTGTTAACGATTTTTCCTCAAATCGATTATTTATTACATTATTGCCAAAGTCACAACCAACCTTTAATTCACTTCTGGCAAACTACGCCGACGGTTATTTTAGGCCTGCGTGATAAACACTTAGATCATTTGAGTGAGGGTATCCAATATCTGAAAGCTCAAAATTATCAAGTCTTACTTCGAAACGCTGGTGGCTTAGCGGTGGTCAGTGATCCTGGTGTGATGAACTTGAGTTTATTATTACCCGATGCTACAAATTTGAGTATTGACCAAGCCTATTTTTTGATGTTCAAATTAATTCAAGCCAGTTTTACGAATTTAAAGATAGATCATTATGAAGTCAAAACTTCTTATTGCCCCGGCAGCTTTGATTTAGTGGTCAATCATCAAAAAATTGCGGGAATTGCTCAACGGCGTAATCAAAATGCTGTGGCAATTATGGCGTATTTGTCTATTCAAGGCAATCAACAGCAACGTGGCGAAGTGCTTCAACATTTTTATCAACTGGCCAATCATCAAAAAAATCCGCGTTATCCGGCAGTCGATCCGACTTCCATGGCCAATCTGGCAGCTTTTGATTCACATGAGCTCACGATCGCTCAATTCAAGCAACATATACTTAAAGTCATTAAACAGCACGCCAACTGCCAATTACTGACTGAGCGCCAACTAACTCATCAAATGGATTACACCAGTTTTTTGCAACAAAAATTAATTCAGCAACAGCATCTTAATCAAGCAATTATGGAGGATTCAAAATGA
- a CDS encoding DUF1934 domain-containing protein: MERMAQDVQVHLKTQVVQAGQVHNYKVDQVGQAVIMGDKIYVRYMESPEKQDNVKVIVKIASNNQITIKRKTQNQMTTNMMFDQVHDQAFDYMTDYGMIPLVSHTNNLQVLVAQAPISGQIKLDYSLHSGRQLVGNYKLQLLFS, encoded by the coding sequence ATGGAACGTATGGCTCAAGATGTTCAAGTTCATTTAAAAACACAAGTTGTTCAAGCTGGTCAGGTGCATAATTATAAGGTGGATCAGGTTGGTCAAGCCGTGATTATGGGTGATAAAATTTATGTTCGATACATGGAGTCTCCCGAAAAGCAGGATAATGTTAAGGTGATCGTGAAAATTGCTTCCAATAATCAAATCACGATTAAACGTAAGACGCAAAATCAAATGACGACCAATATGATGTTTGATCAGGTGCATGATCAGGCTTTTGATTATATGACGGATTACGGGATGATTCCGCTCGTTTCGCATACGAATAATTTGCAAGTCTTAGTGGCGCAAGCCCCGATTTCTGGTCAAATTAAGCTGGATTATTCGCTCCATTCGGGTCGACAATTAGTTGGTAATTACAAGTTACAATTGCTTTTTAGTTGA
- the rpoE gene encoding DNA-directed RNA polymerase subunit delta, protein MIEVAHAILEEKGDVLPFADIVNEIQQFTEKSDREIRERLPQFYTDLNDDGSFISLGENVWGLRTWYPYDSIDEEVNHPEDADNVKAPTLKRVNAFLDDDDDDVVEYDDDTVDTTEEEEDADTQSTPDLSQFSHQDLSFDDDDDELVGDPDDDLEGGIEGNLSEFSADDDEDDDAE, encoded by the coding sequence ATGATCGAAGTAGCACACGCAATTTTAGAAGAAAAGGGTGATGTGTTGCCCTTTGCAGACATTGTAAACGAAATTCAACAATTCACAGAAAAAAGTGATCGTGAAATTCGGGAACGTTTGCCACAATTTTATACCGATCTGAACGATGATGGTAGTTTTATTTCATTAGGTGAAAATGTTTGGGGACTGCGTACTTGGTATCCTTACGATTCGATTGATGAAGAAGTTAATCATCCAGAAGATGCTGATAATGTCAAAGCTCCAACTTTAAAACGAGTTAATGCTTTCTTAGACGATGATGACGACGATGTTGTTGAATATGACGATGATACTGTTGATACCACTGAGGAAGAAGAAGACGCAGATACGCAAAGTACACCAGATTTATCACAATTTTCGCATCAAGATTTGAGTTTTGATGATGATGACGATGAATTGGTCGGTGACCCTGATGATGATTTGGAAGGCGGTATTGAAGGCAATTTGAGTGAATTTTCGGCCGATGATGACGAAGATGATGATGCTGAATAA